From one Candidatus Zixiibacteriota bacterium genomic stretch:
- a CDS encoding biotin/lipoyl-containing protein, protein MARYTVTIDDREYDIHVEYRSERYHLTVNGRAVEVDHEDMQRGRSLLLIDGESHEVDIRFNGNDTDRIVFLQGTDIPLRIEDYNLAQLRKRAGKAAGGARESVLSAPMPGLVVDVKVVVGDTVKRHQPLVVIEAMKMENILKARTDGTVKAIHARKGQSVEKGEQLVEFE, encoded by the coding sequence ATGGCGCGTTACACCGTAACGATAGACGACAGGGAGTACGACATCCATGTCGAGTACCGCTCCGAGCGGTATCACCTGACCGTGAATGGTCGCGCGGTGGAGGTGGACCACGAGGATATGCAACGCGGTCGCTCGCTGCTGCTGATCGACGGTGAGTCCCACGAGGTGGATATTCGGTTCAACGGGAACGATACGGACCGTATCGTATTCCTGCAGGGCACGGATATCCCGCTTCGCATCGAAGACTACAACCTTGCGCAGTTGCGCAAGCGGGCAGGCAAGGCGGCGGGCGGTGCGCGGGAGTCCGTGCTGAGCGCGCCGATGCCGGGCCTGGTGGTCGATGTGAAGGTTGTCGTGGGCGATACGGTGAAACGCCACCAGCCCCTCGTAGTCATAGAAGCAATGAAAATGGAAAACATCCTCAAAGCCAGAACCGACGGCACGGTGAAAGCGATTCACGCGCGGAAGGGCCAGTCGGTCGAAAAGGGTGAACAACTCGTAGAGTTTGAGTAA
- the accC gene encoding acetyl-CoA carboxylase biotin carboxylase subunit: MSRRIKKILIANRGEIAVRIIRACHDLGITAVAVYSDCDRSAYHVRLADEAYHIGPSPSSQSYLVHDKLIEVARISGADAIHPGYGFVAENPEFVHRCEAERIIFIGPRPETIRQLGDKLVAREMAIRAGLPVVPGTDIANGDVRHARERAREIGFPILVKAAAGGGGKGMRVVRDEESFEEALQSAANEARSAFGDSRVFIEKYLDRPRHIEIQILCDSHGTCLHLGERECSIQRRHQKVIEESPSPIMTPELRARMGEAAINIAKASNYVGAGTVEFMYQDGAFYFLEVNTRLQVEHPVTEMVTGVDLVIEQIAIAEGKRISFAQDDVKLTGHAVECRIYAEDPDEGFIPSTGELKHYRIPAGPGVRVDSGVIIYQEIPVYYDPMIAKLVVWGTSREQAIARAKRALEEYRVSGVRSTIGFHRVIMDNPRFQSGELSTHFLAEEYPDNNYHRMTDALGEKAAIAAALDKYVTERKISVRTTQDGGSRSNWVAYHRRVNLRTFGGSR, from the coding sequence ATGAGCAGACGGATAAAGAAAATCCTCATCGCCAATCGGGGCGAGATCGCCGTGCGAATCATCCGCGCGTGCCATGATCTCGGAATCACGGCGGTTGCGGTCTACTCCGACTGCGATCGGTCGGCATACCACGTACGCCTTGCCGACGAGGCGTATCATATCGGGCCGTCGCCGTCTTCGCAGAGCTATCTCGTTCACGACAAGTTGATCGAGGTGGCGAGGATATCGGGGGCCGATGCGATTCATCCGGGGTATGGTTTCGTGGCCGAGAATCCGGAGTTCGTGCATCGGTGCGAGGCCGAGCGGATCATATTCATCGGGCCGAGACCCGAGACAATCCGGCAGCTCGGCGACAAGCTGGTCGCGCGGGAGATGGCGATTCGTGCGGGGCTTCCGGTTGTGCCGGGCACAGACATCGCAAATGGTGATGTCCGGCACGCGCGCGAACGGGCACGCGAGATCGGGTTTCCGATTCTGGTGAAAGCCGCAGCCGGCGGGGGCGGCAAAGGGATGCGGGTGGTCCGCGACGAAGAGTCTTTCGAGGAGGCGCTGCAATCGGCGGCGAACGAAGCCCGCTCCGCTTTTGGTGATAGCCGGGTTTTCATCGAGAAGTATCTCGACCGTCCGCGCCATATCGAGATTCAGATCCTCTGCGATTCGCACGGCACCTGCCTTCATCTTGGCGAGCGCGAGTGTTCCATTCAGCGTCGTCACCAGAAGGTGATCGAGGAATCGCCATCGCCAATCATGACCCCGGAACTCCGCGCCCGCATGGGTGAGGCGGCGATCAATATCGCCAAGGCGTCGAACTACGTCGGCGCCGGAACGGTGGAGTTCATGTATCAGGACGGGGCGTTTTATTTTCTCGAAGTGAACACACGTCTGCAGGTGGAACACCCGGTAACGGAGATGGTGACCGGGGTAGACCTGGTGATCGAGCAGATTGCAATCGCCGAGGGGAAGCGCATCTCGTTCGCGCAGGACGATGTCAAGCTCACCGGCCATGCGGTCGAGTGTCGCATATACGCCGAAGATCCCGATGAGGGTTTTATCCCGTCGACCGGGGAGTTGAAACACTACCGGATACCGGCCGGTCCGGGTGTACGGGTCGATTCGGGAGTGATAATTTACCAGGAAATCCCGGTCTACTATGATCCGATGATCGCGAAGCTGGTGGTGTGGGGTACGAGCCGGGAGCAGGCGATTGCGAGGGCGAAACGGGCGCTCGAGGAGTATCGCGTGTCGGGTGTACGCTCGACTATCGGGTTCCATCGGGTGATCATGGATAATCCGCGGTTCCAGTCCGGGGAGTTGTCCACGCACTTTCTCGCCGAGGAGTATCCCGACAACAACTATCACCGGATGACCGATGCGCTCGGCGAAAAGGCCGCGATTGCGGCGGCCCTCGACAAGTATGTGACCGAGAGAAAGATCAGTGTACGGACCACTCAGGACGGGGGGAGCCGTTCCAATTGGGTGGCCTATCACCGTCGCGTAAACCTTCGTACATTCGGAGGGAGTCGCTGA
- a CDS encoding acyl-CoA carboxylase subunit beta, producing the protein MRAEARLGGGQKRIDAQHEKGKLTARERIELLCDANSFEEFDMFVTHRSTAFGLDKQKILGDGVVTGCGRVNGRMVYIFSQDFTVFGGSLSEAHAEKICKIMKMAIKVGAPIIGLNDSGGARIQEGVVSLGGYADIFLLNTLASGVVPQISVVLGPCAGGAVYSPAITDFVLMTKGTSYMFVTGPNVVKTVTHEQVTSEELGGALTHASKSGVAHFACENEADAITRLKKLLSYVPQNNLEDPPVQETDDPLDREDKALNHIVPENPNQPYDIKEVIRHVVDVGSFFEVHEDYAQNIVVGFARLGGRSIGIIANQPAVLAGVLDINSSLKGARFIRFCDCFNIPILTFEDVPGFLPGTDQEHGGIIKHGAKLLYAYCEATVPKVTVITRKAYGGAYDVMNSKHVRGDMNYAWPTAEIAVMGAKGAAEIIFKREISEADDPDAELKKKTDEYSERFANPFEAAARGYIDDVIEPKTTRPRLIRAFEMLETKKDSNPPKKHGNIPL; encoded by the coding sequence ATGCGCGCCGAGGCACGGCTCGGCGGCGGACAGAAGCGGATCGACGCGCAGCACGAGAAGGGCAAGCTGACGGCCCGAGAGCGGATCGAGCTGTTGTGCGACGCGAACTCGTTCGAAGAGTTTGACATGTTTGTCACCCATCGTTCGACGGCGTTCGGGCTGGACAAACAGAAAATACTCGGGGACGGTGTGGTGACGGGCTGCGGCCGGGTGAACGGCCGCATGGTTTATATCTTCTCTCAGGATTTCACCGTGTTCGGGGGCTCGCTTTCCGAGGCACACGCGGAGAAGATCTGCAAGATCATGAAGATGGCGATAAAGGTGGGGGCGCCGATTATCGGACTGAACGACTCCGGGGGAGCGCGGATCCAGGAGGGGGTCGTGTCGCTGGGCGGCTATGCCGACATCTTTCTGCTCAATACACTGGCGTCGGGAGTAGTTCCCCAGATATCGGTTGTCCTCGGTCCGTGCGCGGGCGGGGCTGTTTACTCGCCGGCCATCACGGATTTCGTGCTGATGACCAAGGGGACATCGTACATGTTCGTCACGGGTCCGAACGTGGTCAAAACCGTAACGCACGAACAAGTGACATCGGAAGAACTCGGCGGCGCACTGACGCATGCCAGCAAGTCCGGGGTGGCGCATTTTGCGTGCGAGAACGAGGCCGATGCGATCACACGGCTCAAGAAGCTGCTGAGCTACGTTCCGCAGAACAATCTCGAGGACCCGCCGGTGCAGGAGACCGATGATCCGCTCGATCGGGAGGACAAGGCGCTCAACCACATCGTTCCGGAGAACCCGAATCAGCCGTACGACATCAAAGAGGTTATCCGGCATGTTGTCGACGTCGGGTCATTTTTTGAAGTGCACGAGGACTACGCACAGAATATCGTGGTGGGATTCGCGCGACTGGGGGGGCGGTCGATCGGAATCATAGCGAACCAGCCGGCCGTGCTGGCCGGAGTGCTTGATATCAACTCGTCGCTGAAGGGTGCGCGGTTCATCCGGTTCTGCGACTGTTTTAATATCCCGATCCTCACATTCGAGGACGTCCCGGGGTTTCTTCCCGGCACGGACCAGGAGCACGGCGGTATCATCAAGCACGGCGCGAAGCTGCTGTATGCGTATTGTGAAGCGACCGTTCCCAAGGTGACGGTCATCACGCGCAAGGCGTACGGCGGGGCGTACGACGTCATGAACTCGAAGCACGTTCGCGGCGACATGAATTATGCGTGGCCGACGGCGGAAATCGCCGTTATGGGGGCCAAAGGGGCGGCGGAGATCATTTTCAAGCGGGAGATATCGGAAGCCGACGATCCCGACGCCGAGTTGAAGAAGAAGACGGACGAGTACTCCGAGCGGTTCGCCAATCCCTTCGAAGCCGCGGCGCGTGGGTATATCGATGATGTTATCGAGCCGAAGACGACTCGTCCCCGGCTGATCCGGGCGTTCGAGATGCTCGAGACCAAGAAAGACTCCAACCCGCCGAAGAAGCACGGGAATATCCCGTTGTAA
- a CDS encoding MBL fold metallo-hydrolase, with product MYFGDFHIFSVVERRFRLDGGVMFGVVPKTLWQRLVPADERNRIEMVTNLFVLSAHGKTFLFDAGFGDTLSEREVKIYGIDAAEGSDLAFQFEDMGTSESLIDYVILTHLHTDHAAGAVQQVNGRLVPRYPNATYIVSRREWETATHPNERTSAVYVPERYFALRDSGRLELIEPDCELFPGIRAVHTGGHTEGHFGLEIESRGQKVFYYADMFPSQHHIPVAYVPATDIDPLRTMEVKRSLLERLVRENIMVAFDHDPSVPFGTIQRSVRGYSVTPVELVMEQE from the coding sequence ATGTACTTTGGTGACTTTCACATATTCTCCGTCGTCGAGCGACGATTCAGGCTCGACGGCGGAGTTATGTTCGGTGTCGTTCCCAAGACGCTGTGGCAGCGTCTCGTACCCGCGGACGAGCGCAACCGGATCGAGATGGTGACCAACCTGTTCGTGTTGTCGGCGCACGGGAAGACGTTCCTGTTCGATGCCGGGTTCGGCGATACGCTCTCTGAGAGAGAGGTGAAGATTTACGGAATAGACGCGGCCGAGGGGTCCGATCTCGCCTTCCAGTTCGAGGACATGGGGACAAGTGAATCCCTGATCGATTATGTCATTCTCACGCACCTGCATACGGACCACGCGGCCGGCGCAGTGCAGCAGGTGAACGGGCGTCTCGTTCCGCGGTATCCGAACGCGACCTATATCGTGAGCCGGCGCGAGTGGGAGACGGCCACACATCCCAACGAACGCACGTCGGCGGTTTACGTCCCGGAGCGGTATTTCGCGCTTCGCGACTCCGGCCGTCTTGAGTTGATCGAGCCCGACTGCGAGTTGTTTCCCGGTATTCGGGCCGTGCATACCGGCGGGCACACCGAGGGGCATTTTGGCCTTGAAATCGAATCCAGGGGGCAGAAGGTGTTTTACTACGCCGACATGTTTCCGTCGCAGCATCACATCCCTGTCGCCTACGTGCCCGCGACCGACATCGATCCGCTCCGGACGATGGAGGTCAAGAGGTCGCTGCTCGAGAGACTTGTCCGTGAGAACATCATGGTGGCGTTCGATCACGATCCATCGGTTCCATTCGGCACGATCCAGCGCTCCGTCCGCGGGTACTCCGTGACGCCGGTGGAACTTGTCATGGAGCAGGAATAA
- a CDS encoding acyl-CoA dehydrogenase family protein has translation MSRNIDPRQQAVRDEVKAFAEKHMYPVSRQLDEMPEPRKFPRDLYKKIGDAGFIGYAMPKELGGRGKSKLEYITLIEELCYHDAAIGLLCAVAELATYPIVHFASDEQKKKWVPKCASGEVIPAFVLTEPEAGSDAANQKTVAVENGDNYVVNGEKIFIMHGDVAELGVLFCKIEGQPKLSAMLVDTNQPGWNARTLRNKMGMRAATTGGIVLKDVKTPKANLLGEVGKGFRYAMQTLDSARIGVAAQGVGIAQRALDESVAYAKKRQAFGQPIAKLQAIQWMIADMATRLEAARSLTYKAVQLQDAGEKFGLEASMAKLFASEVANFCVDRAMQIHGGYGFIGEFTQIEKLYRDQRVLEIYEGTSEVQRLVIAGNVIGR, from the coding sequence ATGTCACGCAACATCGACCCGCGGCAGCAGGCCGTCCGCGACGAAGTCAAGGCTTTCGCCGAGAAACACATGTATCCGGTTTCGCGCCAGCTTGACGAAATGCCGGAGCCGCGCAAGTTCCCGCGCGATCTTTACAAGAAGATCGGCGACGCCGGGTTTATCGGATATGCCATGCCGAAGGAGTTGGGCGGCCGGGGCAAGTCGAAGCTCGAATACATAACGCTTATCGAGGAATTGTGTTATCACGACGCCGCGATCGGACTTTTGTGTGCGGTCGCCGAGCTGGCGACCTACCCGATCGTGCACTTCGCAAGCGATGAGCAGAAGAAGAAGTGGGTGCCGAAGTGCGCGAGCGGCGAGGTAATTCCGGCGTTTGTGCTGACCGAACCGGAGGCCGGCTCGGATGCGGCCAACCAGAAGACGGTTGCAGTAGAGAACGGCGACAACTACGTCGTCAACGGCGAGAAGATTTTTATCATGCACGGCGACGTTGCCGAGCTGGGCGTGTTGTTCTGCAAGATAGAGGGACAGCCGAAGTTGTCGGCGATGCTGGTGGACACCAACCAGCCGGGCTGGAACGCCCGCACCCTGAGAAACAAGATGGGGATGCGCGCCGCGACGACGGGCGGGATCGTTCTCAAGGACGTGAAGACGCCGAAAGCGAATCTGCTCGGGGAGGTCGGCAAGGGCTTCCGGTATGCAATGCAGACGCTGGACTCGGCGCGAATCGGCGTCGCCGCACAGGGCGTGGGTATCGCGCAGCGGGCGCTCGACGAGTCGGTGGCGTATGCGAAGAAGCGCCAGGCGTTTGGGCAGCCGATCGCGAAGCTGCAGGCTATCCAGTGGATGATTGCGGATATGGCGACGCGGCTCGAGGCGGCGCGCAGCCTGACGTACAAGGCCGTGCAGCTGCAGGACGCCGGCGAAAAGTTCGGCCTGGAAGCATCGATGGCCAAGCTGTTCGCGTCGGAGGTCGCCAACTTCTGTGTCGACCGCGCCATGCAGATTCACGGCGGCTACGGATTCATCGGCGAGTTTACTCAGATCGAGAAGTTGTACCGCGACCAGCGCGTGCTGGAGATTTACGAGGGGACCTCGGAGGTTCAGCGGCTCGTGATCGCCGGAAACGTGATCGGGCGATGA
- a CDS encoding cobalamin B12-binding domain-containing protein, which yields MDKRIRVLLAKPGLDGHDRGIKVIAAAFRDAGFEVIYTGLRQTPQMIVQAAIEEDVDAIGASILSGAHMTLFPAILDEMKKKDAADIILFGGGIIPEDDKQELEKMGVSRVFTPGAPTEAAIEFLKNAIAQRKSDEKIM from the coding sequence ATGGACAAAAGAATCAGAGTACTGTTGGCAAAGCCCGGTCTCGACGGTCACGACCGGGGGATAAAGGTCATCGCCGCGGCGTTTCGCGACGCCGGGTTTGAAGTCATCTACACGGGTCTTCGCCAGACCCCGCAGATGATCGTGCAGGCCGCCATTGAAGAGGACGTGGACGCGATCGGCGCGTCGATTCTGTCGGGAGCGCACATGACGCTGTTCCCGGCGATACTCGATGAGATGAAGAAGAAAGACGCCGCCGACATCATTCTGTTCGGGGGTGGCATCATTCCCGAGGACGACAAGCAGGAACTCGAGAAGATGGGAGTCTCCCGCGTGTTCACGCCGGGCGCGCCCACAGAAGCGGCGATCGAGTTTCTCAAGAACGCAATCGCGCAACGGAAATCCGACGAGAAGATCATGTAA
- a CDS encoding methylmalonyl-CoA mutase family protein encodes MFAPKFLDKLKARLAEWNKTAEKTRQKKSLPRFFTVSGVDINELYTPLDVTNSDDEAYYWNHIGLPGEFPYTRGVHHTMYRTRLWTMRQFAGMGTPRQTNERFHYILKQGGTGLSTAFDLPTLMGYDSDHPRSLGEVGKCGVAVDTLADMEIIFDGIDLAEVSTSMTINSPASMLLAMYIVVAEKKGIPSEKLRGTLQNDILKEYIAQKEFIFPPRPSIRLITDMMEYCTKRVPQWNTISISGYHIREAGATAVQELAYTLADGFQYIESAIEAGQDVDEFAPRLSFFFNAHSDFFEEIAKYRAARRIFAKRMRDKYGAKDPKSWLLRFHTQTAGCSLTAQQPENNITRTAIQALSAVLGGTQSLHTNSMDETLALPSEKAALIALRTQQVIAYETGVANTVDPLAGSYFVEALTDQMEAECEKIFTEIEERGGVLECIEQGYFQRELAKSAYAHQTELETNERVIVGVNKFVLEDEEIEIPVLKIDRKVEQEQVAFVKKVRAERDNTRAQAALETLRAVAKGQGNTFEAILECSRAYCSVGEMCDVLREAWGEYSESAAAMQVS; translated from the coding sequence ATGTTTGCACCAAAGTTTCTCGACAAGCTCAAGGCCAGGCTGGCCGAGTGGAACAAAACCGCCGAGAAGACCCGCCAGAAGAAGTCGTTGCCCCGTTTCTTCACCGTTTCCGGGGTTGATATCAACGAACTATATACGCCACTTGATGTTACGAACAGCGATGACGAAGCGTACTACTGGAATCATATTGGACTGCCCGGCGAGTTTCCCTACACGCGCGGGGTGCACCACACAATGTACCGCACGCGGTTGTGGACAATGCGCCAGTTTGCCGGGATGGGTACTCCCCGGCAAACCAACGAGCGTTTCCACTACATCCTGAAACAGGGCGGCACCGGTCTTTCGACGGCGTTTGATCTGCCGACGCTGATGGGATATGATTCGGATCATCCCCGTTCGCTCGGCGAAGTCGGTAAGTGCGGGGTGGCGGTCGATACGCTGGCCGATATGGAGATTATTTTCGATGGTATCGACCTGGCAGAGGTATCGACATCGATGACGATCAACTCGCCGGCGTCGATGCTGCTGGCGATGTATATCGTCGTCGCCGAGAAGAAGGGAATCCCGTCGGAGAAACTTCGCGGTACCCTGCAGAATGACATCCTGAAGGAATACATCGCGCAGAAGGAATTCATCTTCCCACCGAGACCTTCGATCCGCTTGATCACCGACATGATGGAGTACTGCACGAAACGGGTACCGCAGTGGAATACCATTTCGATATCGGGGTATCACATTCGCGAGGCGGGTGCGACGGCGGTGCAGGAGCTGGCATACACGCTGGCGGACGGTTTCCAGTATATCGAATCGGCGATCGAAGCCGGTCAGGACGTGGACGAGTTTGCGCCTCGCCTGTCGTTTTTCTTCAACGCGCACTCGGATTTCTTCGAGGAGATCGCGAAGTACCGTGCGGCCCGCCGGATATTCGCGAAGCGCATGCGGGACAAGTACGGCGCGAAGGATCCCAAGAGCTGGCTGCTGCGGTTCCACACGCAGACGGCCGGGTGTTCGTTGACCGCGCAGCAGCCGGAGAACAATATCACGCGCACGGCGATCCAGGCGCTCTCGGCGGTGCTGGGCGGGACGCAGTCATTGCATACGAATTCGATGGATGAGACACTGGCGCTGCCGTCGGAAAAGGCGGCGCTGATCGCGCTTCGCACGCAGCAGGTAATCGCGTATGAAACCGGAGTGGCGAACACGGTCGATCCGCTGGCCGGGTCGTATTTTGTCGAGGCCCTGACCGACCAGATGGAAGCCGAGTGCGAGAAGATCTTCACCGAGATCGAAGAGCGCGGGGGGGTGCTCGAATGCATCGAGCAGGGGTATTTCCAGCGCGAGCTGGCCAAGTCAGCCTACGCGCATCAGACCGAGCTGGAGACCAACGAGCGGGTGATTGTCGGTGTGAACAAGTTCGTGCTCGAGGATGAAGAGATCGAGATACCGGTGCTCAAGATCGACCGGAAGGTCGAGCAGGAGCAGGTAGCGTTCGTGAAGAAGGTGCGCGCGGAGCGCGACAATACCAGGGCGCAGGCGGCGCTCGAGACGCTTCGTGCGGTCGCCAAGGGTCAGGGCAATACGTTCGAAGCGATATTGGAATGCAGCCGGGCGTACTGCTCGGTGGGCGAGATGTGCGACGTGCTTCGCGAGGCCTGGGGCGAGTACTCCGAGAGCGCGGCGGCGATGCAGGTGTCGTAA